The following proteins are encoded in a genomic region of Desulfosporosinus youngiae DSM 17734:
- the minC gene encoding septum site-determining protein MinC: protein MTRTEHVALKGTRDGLVLYLDPAADFGLLINELNNLMKNSDQFLQGASVRCYAGKREFTEEEHAGLATALNQHRLELAGWLRSEEVYLPSKAKSYGTEEKDARLREEGMLEGHCLFIERTLRSGKSVQFEGHVVVQGDVNPGAEIIATGNIVVLGSLRGVAHAGATGDRKASVSAYHLAPTQLRIADLVTRAPDDGTDGRGPEIARIKDDQLQVEAAGMNGWRSKAR from the coding sequence TTGACACGGACAGAACATGTGGCACTTAAGGGCACCCGCGATGGATTGGTGTTATACCTTGATCCAGCCGCGGACTTTGGATTGCTGATTAATGAACTCAATAACCTTATGAAGAACTCTGATCAATTTCTCCAGGGAGCAAGCGTCCGATGCTATGCTGGAAAACGAGAATTCACAGAGGAAGAACATGCCGGTTTAGCAACAGCCCTAAACCAACATCGGTTGGAACTTGCGGGATGGTTAAGATCAGAAGAAGTCTACCTTCCAAGTAAGGCAAAGTCTTATGGAACTGAGGAAAAAGACGCGCGCCTCCGGGAGGAGGGAATGCTGGAAGGACACTGTCTCTTCATAGAACGTACACTTCGTTCTGGCAAGAGTGTACAATTTGAAGGGCATGTTGTCGTGCAGGGTGACGTAAACCCGGGTGCAGAAATAATAGCGACCGGTAATATTGTCGTTCTGGGATCCCTTCGAGGGGTTGCCCATGCCGGAGCGACAGGTGACCGGAAGGCCTCAGTGAGCGCCTATCATTTGGCACCTACCCAATTGAGAATCGCGGATTTAGTGACGAGGGCGCCGGATGATGGAACCGATGGACGCGGTCCGGAGATTGCCAGGATTAAAGATGACCAATTGCAGGTAGAAGCGGCCGGTATGAATGGCTGGCGAAGCAAGGCCCGTTAA
- the mrdA gene encoding penicillin-binding protein 2 — MDDKERKPYIYRLWGLTAVVVLVFLILGFNLWRLQIAQGSYYSALAQGNVMKLVKVPPTRGDIVDRNGKLLVTSIPEFVLHLDWMDLQQSKGNSWKEVVMLLAGYIQPYWPNANQTVNSIAEDIFANIQNHQWERYRPVIILDEIPPELQAVIAEHQEELPGVSVDAIPVRSYPQETLLGQVLGYVQEISAAEITQLNKNPDAQEADFVYAQGDLVGKMGVEKSYDFWLRGREGVQQVEVDNNARPVSKQIIQPAEAGKTVQLTIDADLQKIVDDTLDQVIVDIQKKNPTAHAGAAVVMDVNTGKILAMTSRPAMNPNELIGIISEQIADKYWPQDPKRASEAASLNRALTGLYPPGSVFKMVTAMSALQLGLTTPYEQIDDKLTSLGGLASQQQGVAEWGYNYFGHVNLYRALAKSSNIYFEVMGRRVFDSNPEMMGKVAREFGLGIESGVDLPGEAKGIAPSAEWKKSYFGPTYEKSRAKKLEEIEANYAPKLEQAADAKAKEKLQSQKDGEIKQVEVWYKQQISEHVDWRVYDSYNNSIGQGYNAYTPLQLANYVATLVNGGKHYRPFVVDKLLDPITGETVKQYEPEVLNTVSISPEVLDQVKQGMRAVTTGEGTANWLFSDVPQFSGGGKTGTAQIGSKDTISGEIFNGVFVAFAPYDHPQIAFAGVVEFGGHGGETAGLVAKAAFMEYFDWKNTNEG, encoded by the coding sequence ATGGATGACAAAGAAAGAAAACCTTACATCTATCGACTCTGGGGTTTAACTGCCGTTGTGGTTCTTGTTTTTTTGATTTTAGGCTTTAACCTCTGGCGCCTGCAGATTGCCCAAGGCTCCTATTACTCTGCCCTGGCTCAGGGAAACGTCATGAAGCTGGTCAAGGTGCCTCCTACACGGGGAGATATAGTGGACAGAAACGGTAAACTTCTTGTCACAAGTATTCCGGAGTTCGTTCTTCATTTAGACTGGATGGATTTGCAGCAATCAAAAGGAAACAGCTGGAAAGAAGTCGTCATGCTCTTAGCAGGATACATCCAGCCCTATTGGCCCAATGCCAATCAGACGGTGAATTCAATCGCCGAAGATATCTTTGCCAATATCCAAAATCACCAGTGGGAGCGTTATCGCCCGGTCATTATCCTGGATGAGATCCCTCCCGAGCTCCAGGCGGTTATAGCGGAACATCAGGAGGAGCTTCCCGGGGTCAGTGTTGATGCGATTCCTGTTCGTTCTTATCCGCAAGAAACCCTTCTTGGGCAGGTCTTAGGCTATGTTCAGGAGATTTCAGCTGCGGAAATTACCCAGTTGAACAAAAACCCGGATGCCCAAGAGGCGGATTTTGTCTATGCTCAAGGGGATCTGGTCGGTAAAATGGGAGTCGAAAAATCCTACGATTTTTGGCTGAGGGGCAGGGAAGGGGTTCAACAAGTTGAAGTCGATAACAACGCCCGGCCTGTTTCCAAACAGATTATCCAACCGGCGGAAGCAGGAAAGACGGTTCAACTAACCATTGACGCCGACTTGCAAAAGATTGTGGATGATACCCTTGATCAAGTTATCGTGGATATTCAAAAGAAAAACCCGACGGCTCATGCGGGAGCGGCGGTTGTCATGGATGTCAACACCGGGAAAATCCTGGCTATGACCTCCCGGCCGGCAATGAACCCCAACGAGTTGATCGGCATTATCTCTGAGCAAATAGCCGATAAATATTGGCCTCAAGACCCCAAACGTGCCTCAGAAGCAGCTTCCCTGAATCGAGCTTTGACCGGCCTGTATCCGCCGGGATCGGTTTTTAAAATGGTGACAGCAATGTCGGCCTTGCAACTGGGACTAACGACACCCTATGAACAGATCGATGATAAACTAACCTCCTTAGGAGGCCTTGCTTCTCAACAACAAGGGGTCGCAGAATGGGGTTACAATTACTTTGGTCATGTCAATCTTTACCGGGCGCTGGCCAAATCCTCGAATATCTATTTTGAGGTCATGGGCCGGCGAGTCTTCGACTCCAATCCCGAGATGATGGGTAAGGTCGCCCGCGAATTTGGTCTTGGCATCGAAAGCGGAGTCGATCTGCCCGGAGAAGCTAAAGGGATCGCTCCCTCAGCAGAATGGAAGAAAAGCTATTTTGGTCCCACCTATGAGAAGTCCCGCGCCAAAAAACTGGAAGAAATTGAGGCTAATTACGCGCCCAAGCTGGAGCAGGCCGCTGATGCCAAGGCTAAAGAGAAACTACAATCCCAGAAAGACGGGGAGATTAAGCAGGTTGAAGTTTGGTATAAGCAACAGATCAGTGAACATGTTGACTGGAGAGTCTACGACAGTTACAACAATTCCATCGGACAAGGATATAACGCCTATACCCCCTTGCAGTTGGCTAACTATGTTGCAACCTTGGTCAATGGCGGAAAACACTATCGTCCCTTTGTAGTCGATAAACTCTTGGATCCAATTACTGGGGAAACCGTTAAACAATACGAACCTGAAGTTCTGAATACGGTTTCGATTTCTCCGGAGGTTTTGGACCAAGTCAAACAGGGGATGCGCGCTGTAACGACTGGGGAAGGAACCGCCAACTGGCTTTTCTCGGATGTACCCCAATTCTCCGGCGGAGGAAAGACGGGAACCGCTCAGATCGGGTCAAAAGATACGATTTCGGGAGAAATATTCAACGGGGTCTTTGTGGCCTTTGCTCCCTATGACCATCCCCAGATTGCCTTCGCCGGGGTGGTTGAATTTGGAGGACACGGTGGGGAAACAGCAGGTTTGGTCGCCAAGGCGGCTTTTATGGAATATTTTGATTGGAAGAACACGAATGAAGGCTGA
- the mreD gene encoding rod shape-determining protein MreD, whose translation MRYVLIAVMFLLSLILPGTLFHFWSWSGIKPDLLMLLTIYIAMHHRLPSGLLWGLGAGLLEDLYLGRYIGMYTLTLAVVAALSYWLAERWYRENFLITTFIVLIATSAGQILVAFLSLGAGLHWSLTDISRLVIGVSLYNAILVPLTYPWIHQSFVRGWLRYRPRYER comes from the coding sequence GTGCGTTATGTATTGATAGCCGTTATGTTTCTTTTAAGTCTGATCTTGCCGGGAACACTCTTTCATTTCTGGTCCTGGTCAGGGATTAAACCGGATCTGCTTATGCTGTTAACGATTTATATAGCCATGCATCACAGACTCCCTTCAGGCTTATTATGGGGACTGGGCGCGGGCTTATTGGAAGATCTGTATCTAGGCCGCTATATTGGCATGTATACGCTCACACTCGCCGTTGTCGCAGCTTTGAGCTACTGGCTGGCAGAGCGTTGGTATCGGGAAAACTTTCTTATAACCACCTTCATAGTTCTGATTGCCACCTCAGCGGGACAAATTTTAGTCGCCTTCTTAAGTTTAGGCGCAGGCCTTCACTGGTCTCTGACCGATATCAGCCGTCTGGTAATCGGGGTCTCCCTGTATAATGCCATCCTGGTCCCGCTGACCTATCCCTGGATTCACCAATCCTTCGTCCGCGGCTGGCTGCGGTATCGGCCGAGATATGAACGCTAA
- the mreC gene encoding rod shape-determining protein MreC: MVGKRNVTGIVVLVFFLLLGVLITMRYTGIGSSFPNPIGGVMRRVLSPIEGPILKAGNSIKENTRALWDFTEVARQNEELLKKVDQLTGDNLKLKSEILAGMRYNELDQGLFRSPTLEKYEKVGASVVNRNPTTWYRTLTLNRGSQDGVSANDPVIGDLGLVGKIVSVTPTTSEVLLILDGEGQVSALVRGSTGDGIFGIVQGDYKRGSRLSSEGNLQMLFRREDGINVGDLALTSGFGGVYPKGVPIGQVKEIQLDPSGLLKTAYIQPLVDFDSLEEAYIVKMAGGK; the protein is encoded by the coding sequence GTGGTGGGGAAAAGAAATGTAACGGGAATCGTGGTTCTCGTTTTCTTTCTCTTATTAGGAGTCCTGATAACCATGCGGTATACAGGAATAGGAAGTAGTTTTCCGAATCCTATTGGAGGAGTCATGAGGCGTGTTCTAAGCCCAATAGAAGGACCTATTCTCAAAGCAGGGAATTCAATCAAAGAAAATACGCGGGCCTTATGGGACTTCACGGAAGTAGCGCGCCAAAACGAGGAACTGCTGAAGAAAGTTGACCAACTTACAGGGGATAACTTAAAACTCAAATCGGAAATTTTGGCAGGCATGCGCTACAACGAGCTTGATCAGGGGCTGTTTCGCAGTCCCACTCTTGAAAAGTATGAAAAAGTCGGAGCCAGCGTGGTTAATCGCAACCCAACCACTTGGTACCGAACCTTAACCTTAAATCGCGGCAGCCAGGATGGGGTATCAGCGAATGACCCGGTCATCGGGGATTTAGGGCTTGTGGGGAAAATTGTGTCTGTCACACCGACCACCTCAGAAGTCTTGTTAATCCTTGACGGAGAAGGGCAAGTAAGTGCGCTGGTGCGCGGCAGCACAGGTGACGGCATCTTTGGTATCGTGCAGGGCGACTATAAACGCGGTTCCCGTTTAAGCTCAGAAGGGAATTTACAAATGCTTTTCCGCAGAGAAGATGGTATCAATGTCGGTGATCTGGCATTAACCTCAGGTTTTGGAGGGGTTTACCCCAAAGGCGTGCCGATCGGGCAAGTCAAGGAAATTCAGCTGGACCCTTCCGGTTTGCTCAAAACCGCTTACATTCAGCCACTCGTCGATTTTGATTCTTTAGAAGAAGCCTATATCGTTAAAATGGCGGGTGGTAAATAG
- a CDS encoding rod shape-determining protein has protein sequence MTMFFNFFSKDLGIDLGTANTVVHAKGKGIVVREPSVVAMDITNKNPVAVGDKAKEMIGRTPGNIVAIRPLKDGVISDFNVTQKMLKYFISRALGTDHPYIRPRVVICVPSGVTPVEERAVKEAAMAAGAKDPIILEEPMAAAIGAGLPVSEPTGNMIVDIGGGTTEVAVISLGGIVTSRSIRVAGDEMDDAIIAHIKRRYNLMIGYRTAETLKFEIGYAYKAEPGFYTVRGRDLLTGLPKTIEVTSEEIQEALQEPVMAIVDAVKSCLEKTPPELSSDIMDRGIMMAGGGSLLRNLDRLLSEETGIAVHIAEDPLSCVAIGTGNVLEHAEILRRIAASQKN, from the coding sequence ATGACTATGTTTTTTAATTTTTTCAGTAAAGATTTAGGAATAGATTTAGGAACAGCGAATACGGTAGTTCATGCGAAGGGAAAAGGAATTGTTGTACGGGAACCCTCCGTGGTGGCGATGGATATTACCAATAAGAATCCTGTGGCGGTGGGTGACAAAGCCAAAGAAATGATCGGGCGGACTCCCGGCAACATAGTGGCTATCCGGCCTTTAAAGGATGGAGTTATTTCGGATTTTAATGTCACGCAAAAAATGCTGAAATACTTTATTAGCCGGGCGCTAGGGACCGACCATCCTTATATCCGGCCGCGCGTCGTTATTTGCGTGCCTTCAGGGGTGACCCCTGTCGAAGAACGCGCCGTTAAAGAAGCGGCCATGGCAGCGGGTGCCAAAGATCCGATTATTCTGGAAGAGCCTATGGCGGCAGCAATCGGTGCAGGACTTCCGGTCAGTGAACCGACAGGAAACATGATTGTCGACATTGGCGGAGGAACAACGGAAGTGGCGGTCATTTCTTTAGGCGGAATCGTGACCAGCCGTTCAATCCGCGTGGCCGGAGATGAAATGGACGATGCGATCATCGCCCATATTAAGCGGCGCTATAATTTAATGATTGGATATCGTACGGCCGAAACTCTTAAGTTCGAAATCGGCTATGCCTACAAAGCAGAACCGGGCTTTTATACTGTACGCGGACGGGATTTATTAACCGGACTGCCTAAAACCATCGAAGTCACCTCTGAAGAAATTCAAGAAGCTTTACAAGAGCCGGTGATGGCGATTGTGGATGCGGTTAAATCATGTTTAGAAAAGACTCCGCCGGAATTATCATCCGATATTATGGACCGCGGCATTATGATGGCCGGCGGCGGCTCATTACTGCGCAATCTGGACCGGCTGCTCTCAGAGGAAACAGGTATTGCGGTGCACATAGCGGAGGACCCCTTGTCCTGTGTCGCTATAGGAACAGGAAATGTTTTAGAACATGCAGAAATCCTTCGTAGAATTGCCGCCTCGCAAAAGAATTAA
- the radC gene encoding RadC family protein: MDYRRLKDLPEELLPRERLCQLGPEALSNHEILAILLRTGIKGENVLTLAERILASVGGLSGLAKLTVHELAQIHGLGKAKSAEVKAALELGRRSVSVDPMSRPVVNSPQDVAHIVMEEMRFLDREHFRVVSLSTKNHVLGISPVSIGSLNSSLVHPRECFKEAIRRNSNAIILLHNHPSGDPNPSQEDIEVTRRLADGGKILGIEVLDHVIIGDNRFISLKERGVI; this comes from the coding sequence ATGGATTACCGACGTTTGAAGGATTTGCCGGAGGAACTTTTACCCCGTGAGCGGCTTTGCCAATTAGGTCCTGAGGCATTATCAAATCACGAAATTCTGGCCATACTTTTACGGACCGGAATCAAAGGAGAAAACGTTTTGACTCTGGCTGAACGTATCCTGGCAAGTGTTGGAGGGCTTTCGGGTTTGGCGAAGCTGACCGTTCATGAGTTAGCTCAGATACATGGCTTAGGAAAGGCAAAATCTGCTGAGGTGAAGGCTGCCTTGGAATTAGGGCGGCGTTCAGTTTCCGTGGATCCCATGTCCAGACCTGTGGTCAACTCTCCTCAGGATGTGGCGCACATAGTTATGGAAGAAATGCGGTTTCTTGATCGTGAGCATTTCCGTGTTGTTTCCCTATCGACTAAGAACCACGTCTTAGGAATCAGCCCGGTCTCGATAGGTTCACTCAATTCATCCTTAGTACACCCCCGGGAGTGTTTCAAAGAGGCAATACGGCGCAACTCCAACGCCATTATTTTATTGCACAATCATCCAAGCGGGGATCCCAACCCCAGCCAGGAAGACATTGAAGTAACACGACGTCTGGCAGATGGGGGCAAGATTCTCGGGATTGAAGTCTTAGATCACGTGATTATCGGAGATAATCGCTTTATCAGCCTAAAAGAACGGGGCGTCATATGA
- a CDS encoding Maf family protein, translated as MLVLASTSPRRAALLREGGYVFETVRTSVSEELAEGVPPEIGVKQLAERKAKAGLTQWLESGGNLEDVVLGADTMVVLDSYSLGKPASVIEAEEILQKLSGRTHSVFTGVALISGSGKLVADVVETVVHFRQLGSDEIKAYVAGGEPMDKAGAYGIQGEARRFVTSIEGSLTNVIGLPMEYLSEQLGTWGIKQRNIAPREVDNGLPTFEGFAGGTFTP; from the coding sequence ATGCTCGTACTTGCTTCCACCTCTCCCCGACGGGCAGCATTGCTTCGCGAGGGAGGATACGTTTTTGAAACAGTCAGGACTTCTGTCTCGGAAGAATTGGCGGAAGGAGTCCCTCCGGAGATCGGGGTTAAACAGTTAGCCGAGCGTAAGGCAAAAGCTGGTTTGACTCAATGGTTAGAATCCGGAGGGAACTTGGAGGACGTAGTTTTAGGGGCAGACACCATGGTTGTCCTTGACTCCTATAGTTTAGGGAAACCGGCTTCGGTAATAGAAGCGGAAGAAATACTTCAGAAGCTGAGCGGCCGAACTCACTCTGTTTTTACGGGTGTGGCTTTAATCTCCGGATCGGGGAAACTCGTTGCAGATGTGGTAGAAACTGTCGTTCATTTTCGTCAGCTTGGATCAGATGAAATAAAGGCATACGTGGCTGGCGGAGAACCGATGGACAAGGCGGGGGCTTATGGGATTCAAGGAGAAGCCCGGCGATTTGTCACATCCATTGAAGGATCTTTGACAAACGTCATCGGCTTACCCATGGAATACCTTTCAGAACAGCTTGGAACGTGGGGGATTAAGCAGAGAAATATCGCCCCGCGTGAGGTGGATAATGGATTACCGACGTTTGAAGGATTTGCCGGAGGAACTTTTACCCCGTGA
- a CDS encoding DUF4321 domain-containing protein: MAVGRNSSGTGRTVLLIMIGAALGTLVGFGLEKYGIFRPFLKSAVIDIPSHTYVDFFFLSLSFGCRISITIATILGALGGYLLSRKV, translated from the coding sequence GCGGTTGGACGAAATTCCTCGGGTACAGGAAGAACGGTCTTGCTTATTATGATCGGTGCTGCCCTTGGAACTTTAGTTGGATTTGGCTTGGAAAAATACGGTATATTTAGACCGTTTTTGAAGTCGGCCGTCATAGATATTCCTTCTCATACCTACGTAGATTTCTTTTTTCTTTCGCTCTCCTTTGGTTGCCGCATAAGCATTACGATTGCAACAATTTTAGGAGCGCTGGGAGGATATTTGCTCTCAAGGAAGGTGTAA